The sequence TTAAATTGCAGCATTTGAAGGTTCCTATTCTGGGCAGCAGTCCTGAGACACTGGCATTTCAGAACTCAGTCCAGAGCTGTTCTATGGTGTTGATTATGTGTCCTTACAAGCCTCTTTCTCCTGTCATCAGCATTTCCCAGCTCTTCATTTCAGCTCAGCATACAGCTGTTACGGTATTGTGGTCATTTTCCCATTGAACATGTTTATCATAACTactgataataaaaaatataataaattacagTAGAAAATCCTTAAACCTGAATGTCCAATAATGACACCTGTTTCAGTCTAATAGTATTACTGAATCATAAATGTCTTAACTCCAAAAGAACACAATGATCAAAAAAGAGCCTTGTTCCAGGTCCAACATCTGCTGGAGGAGTACTCtaggattttttcccccattataTGGATTAAGGAATAGGCATATAATACACATTTACACAAATGCAAttcaagtctttaaaaaaattgttgcttTTAACATATGTTAATGACTGAGAACCAGCTTAATAACAGCATGGCTTGCATGATATCACTGTAATTATCCAACATAATCTATAAAATTTTCCATATTCTTGGAGATTGCTTTGCTGGAACCAGTCACACAGATCATCTATCATCGCATGCCCTTCTCCAGAGCAAATTGATTACAATgacattatttcaaaaatgtgcaattacattaaaatatttttctaaatattggaTACAAGCAATATTTAGTGGCCTAGATGAACAAatctctctatatttttcttgCTGAAGTTTTGTACAACTATTGCCTTTAAACTCACGCTATCATCAGCAATAAAATGGCTTCACCTGATACATGGAAGCTATCATAAAACGGgaatttttatgtttaatgtGAATGTTTAGAAGATGTACTTCAAAAATCAACTTAGAGTACACTAATAGTCAAACAATCAAATAGAAGAATCTCTATAAAACTTCTAACAATTTTACTTATAAAGATAGGTCCTTTTTAAGAAGTTCGTGTCCAGATTATGTTTGcctaaaaaaaaaggttttaccTTTATTTGGCAGGCTTTataatcataaagaaatattttttcccactatGCTCTTATTATTTGCTGTAGTTTACCTCAAATGTTTATGATGATATTAGCATTCccttctgaaatatatttttcctgttcAAATCCAGATAGTACAACTTAGGTAATGGATGATTGAAAGCAGTAATACCCTATGCATCCTGCTCAAGAATGGGATTACATGTATTTACTTTTGCACTTTGCAGCCAcgcatttgttcttttcttaatCGGATTGCCATTTGTTCACCAATGTGTCCTTAGAACCCAATAGACACAGACTAGGTTTTCCAAAATTTCTAAGTGAAGGAATATTAATGAATGaacttcaaatatttcaaagtatGTTGATAAGAAAAATCAGTATCCCGCTTATATCACAATATGTACAGTTATGATTTTTGTAAAAAACTTGCcataaaaacataattatttcacaataaaactCATTTCTTATTATATGTTGCAGccactttttcttattattttctctagAGATGAATAGGTAATAGAGTAGCAATAGAGGtttttaacagagaaaaattCTAATCTGTTTTGGCTAAAGTTTCTTCACCTTTTCCCTGGTCCTTAACATCTTCCTAGTGTTTGTCAAGTTTGGACAAAGAGTGGGAAATGCCTGATGACAATCTCCAGTTTCAGCCTTCCTGGAGCTGtctctacttttattttatattgcctGCCGTAAGAAGTATTTGTTGTGATGGACTATGTCAACTTTTATAACAAGGTTGaccaaaattttattatgaaatttcaCAATTGAGTGAAATGAAGACATAATCAGATCTAGAGAGTTGCATAAATCAAATCTGCCTTTGTAGATACCTTGTAACTGGAAATATGACCATATTGTTTGAGATAATAGAATGTGAATATGTTACTGCTGGAAGATGCTTTACACATTATCTAGTTCAACTCCATTGAATTTATTAGTCCATTCAACTTACTTTACAGATAAAGTAACTGAGCCTTAAGAAGCTAAGGAAAAAAGCATAAGTTCACTCAACAAATTAATATCAGCACAGTTTAAACCAGAGCCTAGGCCTTCTGTTTCCAAGTTCACATGTCTTGAAAGTCACTTGTACAAAATTACTACATAAAAAAGTTGCAGATGAGCCAAATTGAAAACTCTATTTATTACTTTCTAAAATGTCAAACAAAATCACGGATTAAGTGTAAAATGATTCTTTATTAacataaaaagtagaaaagattGGTCAACTCTTAGGAAAGATAGTGTCAATAACCAGGCAAAATGGCAACACTCCATTATATCATTAAATacatttggcatttttttttggctttggtgTACAATAAAGAAATCCGTGAcaagaaagttttgttttgttttgttttgtttactcttTGAGCTtgatgaagtaaaaaaaaaagcaaagaaattattttgtaaCATATAAATCATATATGAGAAATAAGATTGGAAAAAAGCCAAACAATTACACAGAAAGCTCCGGTTAGTAAAAATTGTCaaccacataacataaaatgtagtGCTGATTAAAGAAAGTCCTGGTTACTGATGGCTAGGTTAAGTGTTTTAGACTATCTTGGAATGCCAAATTTAGGTTAACATCTCTTTGGATACAAGGACTCAAATTATCATTTTGTGACAAATTTGCCAATATTGCAAAGTAAAAGATTTGTAAATTTATGTGAATTTAATGACAATAAattacaaaaaggaaatttatttttactgaaaaaaagtGATGCCTATATATTAATAGTAACTAATTTCACAGCCATATCAAACTCTTGTCAgttttaataacaataaattttgACCAAATCTATCTCTGTCACTGACAATGTCATTCAATTCAGACATTCTGTCTCAGATTCAGACACCTAATCCCTGTTTAAAATGAAGTCAATAACGCAAGGTAACTCTTGGCTTGCAGTtactaaaattaaagaaaaaaccattttaagtttctttttaagaaatccCACCAAACTATTTCGCTCTTCATTTGTTAAGAGAAAATAGATCCTTCAGCAAGCCAGGCAATGTAGATGATAAACAATCACTCTGTCTAATTTGCTTTGGAGATAATCATGCAGTGAGTTtggcattaattcattttaatcgATTCTTGAACCTGGAATTGAGACATCTTCCCACTGTGATTTCTGCAGTAGTTGTTAACCCTATAGCTCTTCgagataattttcaaaatatgcaagtAAATGCACCCCAAATGTGGTGTTAGCTATTGAGTTAGGGATGAGGCACACATCAGTGGAATTGAAAAGGACACTGACAAGTAAAACTTCTTTTGGAATATCTGTTCCAGCTGGTCTCTCTTTGTGTATGCAACAAAGATTTCTAGTGACCAAATGTCTAGTTAGTTCTCAAATGTAGACTCATTTCAATTCAACATAGAGCTATATTTTAATAGATTCCAATGAAACCAAGATGAAAGTCATCTCTATCTGCCTTTGagggaagaaaatatattctaacATGAGAATGCTGAGGATCCTAAGTGATTTTCTCACTGGATTCCTTCTGAGTTTCTACAAAGATTCCATCAAAAACTTgccaggtatttcattttttattaggaCTGTATGACTATAGAAAGCATATAAATACTGAATTTAGAGTATGGAGTGAATTGCCATTTTAAGTGCTGAAAAGCACTTTCAAGAGTTAAATCTAATCCAAATGATGTTTTAATtccaaatataataaattaaattttgataCCTAAAATTTCATGGTgatggcaaaaaaagaaaatcacaacatACTAAATTTAAACTTTCAAAGCCTTTAATTTTATTCAGCATTTTGgaagttttctaattttgctGCTGCTAAATATTATTCTCTCCACTCACAACTTCTTAGTACGACCATTTTACTGATTATCTGTTAAAAACATCATGCTCAATACACAGagcatgttaataataataataatgaaaataattattctggGTGCATAGTAGATATTCAGTAGTGGTCTATAGGATGGATGATACTGCAAAATATCTTGGTAACCTTACTTATTTGATACAAGGTGAGAATGAATTGAGTGTCAGTCTCTTTTATGAaatacacacacgcgcacaccaattttgatttcttttgaaaaatacagtgaaataaaCATGGCTGACATAATGTTACCAATTAGTGGTTATCTGTAactagtataaataaataaatataagtgaTATGTAATTAAATTATTAACCGTTTGCAAAAAGATACTTTTAAAGATTCTATAACCATGTCTGGCATAAGTCTAGCACGctatatgtattattatttgtatatgtgctattaatttgtatttcattctCATTATTGATATATATGATATATCTAGTATATCTATAAATATCACATATCTACCCATCTGTCTaagtatctatgtatctatcgaCCCACTTGAAAAAGTCCTTTATCCAACGTGGATAGATATTATGAATGTAAACTAGATCAGACTCTGCTAAATTTATCATAATCCACCATTTCAAAATGGTAATTACTAAGGTGATCATAAAATTATGCACAGTTTATCAGATGGGctaactgggggaaaaaaaccctgaaatacAATCAGCAATTCAGACACAAGTgctttttagcattttaaataataaccaGAAAGCTATTCTTTCTGTTGGTTTAATTTTTACTTCACTGAGAGACTAATTTTATTCTAGGCCTTTCTTATTGATTGCTGACCTTTGCTTGTCATTTGATGTTAAATAATGTGCATTGAATCCATCATTAATGTAACACAGCCTGAAATGGATCAGTAAATTGAATGTGCTCATGAGAAATAGATCCAATTCTTGACTTAGCAGAGACCACAGAAGTCTTTATAAGcttcttttattccattttatttttcttggtacATTCATGAAGCATTTCTTAATACACTATTAGTAACCAAATCAGTGGCGGTTTTAGTGTTTTATTATGACCAAAACATTTGTTTCAATGTCTTATTAGTAAAAGGCGACAACATAGTCTTCTTGACTGAGAAAAGCCATTGTCAAGTCCTTTTTATGCCTCATATCTTAGGACACCCTAATTCTTGAGACTGTCTCTAAGGTCTTCTATAGAAGATGCTGTTTTgctgagaagaaagaaatggcCAAAGTGTCTTAGGTTTTCTGTTACCTTAAATATCCCATATTGAGGATGAACAAGTAAAATAGACATATGAAACAATACCTTATTGGTATATTCAACCTATGATATAATTATCATAAATGTCCCAGGTATTAATATGATAATACGATATGAACTAGTTTAATATCTTAGTTCTTAAGActggaaaataaatcaaatagtgGGCTGtgacttatttctttatttgaagaTACAATAGTtagcatttttataaaatctaGAGATGTTTATATATGTTGTCTTTACATATGTTGAGGCTCTTCTGTCTCTTCTAGGGAAGGGACAATATTAAGGATCTCATTTAGCTTAGTATGATATATTCATAAGTAATGTAAATGTGATTTTTAGATTTGTTGTTACAAAAAGAGGAACAACCTACTAGAAAAAGGTACTAAAGAGTCCTCCATGCTCAACATCCAAAAAGGGAAAACACAGGAAATCTTATCAATATATACCAAGcctctttgattttcttaattTGGAGTGATAGAATCAATCATTTGATTGAATTGACACATCAGTTAACTGTATAATTTGGTTCAAGATTATGATTATGTTGCTTAATATGCCAAAactgaaaacactgaaaaattagtctttgctttctttgttgtttttacaGTATTTTTGGTTTGGGGGCCACACAATAGTATTTGGAGTTCCCTAAGATAAGATACTGATTTCTTCACAGTTCCTTCCTTTCTCAAACTTAGTTGTGCATTGAGATCACGTGGAACACTTTCAAAACTATCGATATCTGAGTTTTGCCCCCAGAAATCCTGATGTAATTTGAATGGAAGCCTGGGCACAGGGTCTTGTAATATTTCCCTCAGTGATTATAATGTGCAGCAAACTTGGCATCCATCCACTGGTGTATATAAATCTGATATCCTCATTACAGTTCACTGCTGGATTGCCACCCAATGTTTTAACCATCTCATATACTGCAGATACgatctccctttctctttctctctcctctcttactATAGATATTTCTGTCAAAGTGTGAATGTGACTTAGCAAAAACAGCAATTAGTCTTACACATTTTTTCTACAGTTTTTGCACACATGTACCTTTTTATACATGTTAGAAGCAAGGAAAATAAGTTTCAGCagtgtttatttttgttaaaagaaaCCAATGGAATTGAAGGCCAAGTCACCTTCTGATTGCACAGATTAAACAAGAAAGTATTACATATTTCAGCTTTACAGAGCATCTTATTGATTTAAAATGATCCATACTATCGATAGAGTTCATGATGAAACATATATGTAATAAagagactaaaatatttattttacatatctaCAACAggtattttcaaatttctagACCACAAATTGTATAGGAAAATATTTAGGTACATGAGAAAAGCTTCAAAACATTAACATTTTGCAAAAAATCACATGTGAAAGCTTATTAAATAATAACATTGACAAATAAATAGTTAATCAGCTTTACTTATTAGCTGCTGCCATGCATTTCTGGCATTCCATTTCAAGCGAGGGTCAGCATGCAGGATATAATTTCATACTATGAGACAGTAAAAAGCTACAGGGCTTATTTTTGAAGTGAAATGTCACAAGGTCTTTTACTGTCTTTCAGAGTAAGATCACTCATGGCTGCTAAACTGTTCCCATGAAGACTATTAAAAAAGCACCTTTCTGAAATGTTACTGTGAAGAttcatggtaattttttttttaacttttctgttttgAAGGAGTTTcgtttgggggtggggatgggctAGGGGATAGAGGATAACTGAGAGGCGTTTTCCTCAGTTTCAAAATGTAATGATTCAGTGATGTATATAgtgtcaataattttttaaatgacgaTGACAAGGACAGCAGGGAATTAAAACAAGAGGGTGCAtggaatttaaatgaaaattgcaCTCATATACATACATCTTGAAAAAcgtgaaaaggaaaaactattccCAAAGAAGGTCCTGATATTTAGGACAGCTTGCTGGATTTGATCAAAGCAGAAAGCATATACTTTCAAGTGAGAAAATAGCAATGGCAGGCTTGACTCTTCCAAGCAATCAAATCTGTAAAGCAGATGGTTACTAGTCCGTTCATTTAGGAGGGTCTGACTTCTAACTCACGCTGTGCTTGCTGGATTTGCTGGCTCTTTTCCGCTCTCTGTGGTGCTGGGCTGGCTTGGCAGGTGACACGCTCTCAAAGTTGTGGCTGGACTCGTTGTGCTGCCGGGTGTACCTCTTGCACTTGCAGGCAGTGACCACCGTGATCTTGTAGGTGCGCGTGCTGCCATCTTGGCACTGCAGCTGGATCCTCTGGGTGCGCGTTTTGTCATTGACACACCTCCACTCCTGGGAGCTCCTCCTGCTCCAGTATTTCGTTCCATAGCCTCCTCCGATCCAGTTAGGAAGCACTGGCAGGGGCAAGCACTCGCCAGCACACACCAGCTCCTTCAGGGGACTGATGCTGGTGCACTGGCCATCAGAGATGTATTTTGTGGAACGCAGTTCTCGGCAACCCACTTGAACCCTAGCTGCAGGAAACGGAAAAGAATGTGCATCAGACACGAAAAGCAAATGGAgaggttattttttttcttttaaaaaaataatttgcaatgacaaaaataatatcCAGATGACAGCAAATTGCTGAATAGAAAGAAAGTGAACACCTACTTTACTTTTACAATACAAAAATCTGCCTGGATAGTCACAGAGACGCTTAAGAAAATCATCACTTTACATGGCTATAactattttggggggaaaaaatctaggcctgtttttttttttccatgtagaaCATTAGCTAATTGATAATTACAATCAATTGATTATTTGGAAATCCCATATTCTTAGTCTCACTCCCCAATAAGGGTTTAGCAGCTCTTACATTTATTTGTGAATATTCATTCTTTAATGAGTTAAAAAGAGTACACTTTAATGTTCTGTTTCTCACGGGTCATATTGGTTAATAGCTGCAAGTGCTTTTAATTAGGTTTTAAAGAAAACCTGTTGAGAAAATGTGgaaagtatttaaatattgtaTACAATGAATATGCactctgtaatattttatttcaattataaaattaAGCTGCAGAgaatcatacatatatatgtgtgcaaCATCTAACGTTTTGCATATCAAACTTAATAActacattttaaacataaattcccaagctacctttaaaaaatacaaagagtaAAATGTTTGAAATGCAAAATGCCACTACAACCTAAAATCTAAACAACATAAAAGCCACTAAATCAGGACCGTATGGTTGCCATAACAACTTGGCTACATTTCCATGAATTTTATGGCAGAAAAATGCCTAACATATCTGATTTACAACTGCAAAAGGAACCACGGTGTGCATTTACTGAATATTGGTCATGGCAAccttttcattttagctatttGGATTTAATAAATATGGtctctaatgggctatttcttgttAAATGCTTTAtgtaattaaagcaaaaattaatctcaaatatttgaaggatTTTTTACCATTGTTTTGTAATGGTAAAAAACTTGAGGAGAATTGCCTATAACAAGCTTGAGAAAAAATCGAGACTtgttaaccagaaaaaaaaaatgtttacaagtaTGGGctgctgaaattttaaaaataaaattataagggACATTGAAGTGGCTCTACATAGAGTACTGAAAGCTAACTCAAAGTAGTGACTGGATTAGGAGTTTTATTTCATCTCTGTGTTCCAGTACTTCTGAGGTAAGAGACATTGCCTAAGCGTAATGTAATAGTTGGgggaaaatatatgtatatacacaaaaatGCACATAGATCTAGAGTTGTGGGATTAAAATTAAAGGGTGAACTATTTGGCTGGTGAGTGTGCTCAGCGTGCCTAATTCTGATTCCAGCTCACCTTCTGGCAGCTGCCTTAGGAATGCATCTGGAAACAGCCAGAGATGATTCTGACTTGTCTAGCTTTTTGTTCCTGTGTATGTAGAGATTTGGCATTTTTGCAGTGACAGTTTATTGACAATGAATACTCACCACATTGTTCAgtaatcaataataagcaaatatTTCCTACATACTTAAAAACAACCATCTTCATGAAAGCTAAAACACCTTGGTTTTCTTACAAAGACATTAACAGTCATATTTGCTTTGACTTTTCAAAGGTCAAAACTAGTTTTAGTAGTTGAATGGAGTTAAGAAGGAGGAGCAAAAGATTTGTGTAAGATTTCCTGTGcactgtttttctctgtttctcttaaAACCTTGTTATTAGCATGTGAATTCTTCTAAAGGAAAggaatgaaacaaaagttgggaGAAGAAATTTGAATTCCTCTAACTAGGGGCCAATTAGTGTGTCAATTAagcaaagagaaggggaaaaaatgctcCCTGTACAAAATATTGTACTGTTATTTTAAATCTCTTAAGTTATTAAAATGTCCCCAGTCTTTCACAGAAATATACAATTACCTAAATTTTGACCTGGTTAATAAGGCATTATTTCAGAAAAATGCAATTCTCCAACATTTTTAGTTATCCCTCTTTTACACTGAACATCATCAAAACTTTCAACTATTTCActaaacatattttagaaattcatgtgaacaattttttttcctgaaaggtTACTTTTTTCCCCTCACGATTTCCTATACATACTTTTGATTAGTTACCTCTATACACTTTACCAAAATTGCACATGTCCTGACATAAACTTACAAAACAACCTGAACTTAAACTATCTaaaacaacaatttttaaaattctcatttcgCGTGATTTTAAAGAAGCAACAGTTCAATTCCTGGAAATGTTTTCTTTGCAGATGTTTGTTAAAACTTAAGTCTGTTTGCATTATCAGACCACTGTTTTAGTTGTGTTAACTTTAAAATCACTGCCTAGGGAAGAATGCCAATCTACACATGCAGCAGATTACTCCCAGGTTGTTTAGCAAAATATATATGGCTCAGGTTAGTTAAGAATAAAACAGTTCTACAGGAATGTGAGCTAAtgctaccaaaaaagaaaaaaaaaaaatctgtacaggTAAAACACACTTACTGTGCCGATCCAGTCCAGTGTTACTGAAATGCCTGCCTCCATTTCTGGCTTGATTCAGCGTGCTGTTGCTGCTGGGGTGTGCTGGAACAGGTTTAACCACATGTGAATAAAGGATTTCTGTGGcatcatttttaaaagccaagCAGCTTTTCATTAGGATGCATGCAAGGGGAATGAGATAGAAATGAATGGCAGGAGGAAGCATGGTGAATAGAGGATTTGCTTGGCTGAAGAGCTGGTTAATTCCTTT comes from Cynocephalus volans isolate mCynVol1 chromosome 6, mCynVol1.pri, whole genome shotgun sequence and encodes:
- the SOSTDC1 gene encoding sclerostin domain-containing protein 1, yielding MLPPAIHFYLIPLACILMKSCLAFKNDATEILYSHVVKPVPAHPSSNSTLNQARNGGRHFSNTGLDRHTRVQVGCRELRSTKYISDGQCTSISPLKELVCAGECLPLPVLPNWIGGGYGTKYWSRRSSQEWRCVNDKTRTQRIQLQCQDGSTRTYKITVVTACKCKRYTRQHNESSHNFESVSPAKPAQHHRERKRASKSSKHSVS